One Dictyoglomus thermophilum H-6-12 DNA window includes the following coding sequences:
- the tsf gene encoding translation elongation factor Ts gives MEITIEMIKELRERTGAGVMEAKKALEEANGDMEKAVTILREKGVIKAAKKAGRVAKEGIIEAYIHTGDKLGVLVEVNCETDFVARTDEFRKLAKDIALQIAGMNPQYVSKEDVPPEVIEKEKEIYRTQLKNEGKPEHVIEKIIEGKLEKFYEEVCLLEQPFVRNPEIKVKDLITEAISKLGENIVVRRFARFVVGED, from the coding sequence ATGGAAATTACCATTGAAATGATAAAGGAATTGAGAGAGAGAACAGGCGCAGGTGTTATGGAGGCTAAGAAAGCCCTTGAAGAGGCAAATGGCGATATGGAAAAGGCGGTTACAATTTTGAGAGAAAAGGGAGTAATAAAGGCTGCTAAGAAGGCAGGACGTGTTGCCAAAGAAGGTATTATAGAGGCTTATATTCATACTGGAGATAAACTAGGGGTTTTAGTAGAGGTTAACTGTGAGACAGATTTTGTAGCAAGAACTGATGAGTTTAGAAAACTTGCTAAAGATATTGCTCTTCAAATTGCAGGTATGAATCCCCAATATGTAAGTAAAGAGGATGTGCCACCTGAAGTTATCGAAAAAGAGAAAGAGATCTATAGAACTCAGTTAAAGAATGAAGGAAAACCTGAGCATGTAATAGAGAAGATTATTGAGGGTAAGTTAGAAAAATTTTACGAAGAGGTTTGTTTGTTAGAGCAACCTTTTGTTAGAAATCCAGAAATTAAAGTTAAGGATCTAATTACAGAAGCCATATCTAAATTAGGAGAGAATATAGTGGTAAGGAGATTTGCTCGCTTTGTAGTAGGAGAAGATTAA
- the frr gene encoding ribosome recycling factor — translation MGKEHFKEIEEKMKKAVEVVKKEFQGIRTGKPSIGIFDEIKISYYGNMMPLNQVATLKIAEGRTVLIQPWDKSIIGEIEKAILKSELGLTPQNDGQVIRVVFPPLTEERRKELVKVVHKEAENGRVAIRNIRRDYLEIFKKEKQEGKISEDEFYRLQEELQKMTDKFIEEIEKLIEMKEKEIMEV, via the coding sequence ATGGGTAAAGAACATTTCAAGGAAATAGAAGAAAAGATGAAGAAGGCTGTAGAAGTGGTTAAAAAAGAATTTCAAGGTATAAGAACAGGAAAACCTTCTATTGGCATATTCGACGAAATAAAAATCTCTTATTATGGAAATATGATGCCTTTGAATCAGGTTGCAACCTTGAAGATTGCGGAGGGTAGAACGGTTTTAATTCAGCCGTGGGATAAAAGCATCATTGGAGAGATTGAGAAGGCAATTCTTAAATCTGAATTGGGTTTGACACCTCAGAATGATGGTCAAGTTATAAGAGTAGTCTTTCCACCTTTGACAGAAGAAAGAAGAAAAGAGCTTGTTAAGGTAGTACATAAAGAGGCAGAGAATGGTAGGGTTGCTATAAGAAATATACGTAGAGATTATTTAGAGATATTTAAGAAGGAAAAGCAGGAAGGAAAAATCTCCGAAGATGAGTTTTATAGACTTCAAGAAGAATTGCAGAAAATGACGGATAAGTTTATAGAAGAGATAGAAAAACTAATTGAAATGAAAGAGAAAGAAATAATGGAAGTATGA
- the rpsB gene encoding 30S ribosomal protein S2, giving the protein MAHILMKQLLEAGVHFGHQTKRWCPKMKEYIFSERNGIHIIDLQKTLVKLEEAYEFAKEQAKEGKTFLFVGTKKQAQQTIEEEAKRCGAFYVNQRWLGGMLTNFTTIKSRIDYMVKLEELKNNGYFEKLPKKQANRLNRELEKLVKVFDGLRGIEKLPDVLYIVDPKREEIAVKEANKLGIPIIAIVDTNCDPELITYPIPGNDDAIRSIKLITSKIADAILEGKDLREKEADLQLKDEDLQSEIS; this is encoded by the coding sequence ATGGCACATATTTTAATGAAACAATTACTAGAAGCTGGAGTTCACTTTGGGCATCAGACTAAAAGATGGTGCCCTAAAATGAAAGAGTACATTTTTTCAGAAAGAAACGGTATCCACATTATTGATTTACAAAAAACGTTGGTTAAGCTTGAGGAAGCATACGAATTTGCAAAAGAACAAGCAAAGGAAGGGAAAACTTTTCTTTTTGTTGGTACCAAGAAGCAGGCTCAACAGACAATAGAGGAAGAAGCTAAGAGATGTGGAGCATTTTATGTTAATCAAAGATGGTTAGGAGGTATGTTGACAAACTTCACCACTATAAAATCTAGAATTGACTACATGGTAAAGCTTGAGGAATTAAAGAATAATGGTTATTTTGAAAAGCTTCCTAAAAAACAGGCAAATAGACTAAACAGGGAGCTAGAAAAATTAGTAAAAGTATTTGATGGCTTAAGGGGTATAGAGAAGCTTCCAGATGTATTATATATAGTTGATCCTAAGAGAGAAGAAATTGCTGTAAAAGAAGCCAATAAACTAGGTATTCCAATTATAGCTATTGTAGATACAAATTGTGATCCTGAATTAATAACATATCCTATTCCAGGAAACGATGATGCTATAAGGTCAATTAAGCTTATCACCTCCAAAATAGCAGATGCTATTTTAGAGGGTAAAGATTTGAGAGAAAAAGAAGCAGACTTACAGCTAAAAGATGAAGATCTTCAGTCTGAAATATCATAA
- the pyrH gene encoding UMP kinase — translation MELKPKYKRILLKISGESFSGEQGFGLNPDCIKSIAEDIKEVHDLGVEIGVVVGGGNFFRGRESKILGIDRVTADYMGMLATTINALALQDMLEKLGVVTRVQTGIEMRQIAEPFIRRRAIRHLEKGRVVIFAAGTGNPFFSTDTAAALRAAEIKAEVILKETKVDGVYNKDPLKYPDAEKFETIEPIEFLKLRLQALDATAVSLCMDNKIPIIVFNMSVRGNLKKIILGEKVGTYIGDLEIISDKGGEDG, via the coding sequence ATGGAACTCAAACCAAAATATAAGCGAATTCTTTTAAAAATTAGTGGAGAGTCCTTTAGCGGAGAGCAGGGATTTGGTTTAAATCCGGATTGTATAAAAAGTATTGCCGAGGACATTAAAGAGGTTCATGATTTAGGTGTAGAAATAGGTGTAGTCGTAGGTGGCGGTAACTTTTTCAGAGGTAGGGAAAGTAAAATCTTAGGTATAGATAGAGTTACAGCTGACTATATGGGAATGCTTGCAACTACCATAAATGCTCTTGCTCTTCAGGATATGTTAGAAAAATTAGGAGTAGTCACTAGGGTACAGACTGGAATTGAGATGAGGCAAATAGCGGAACCTTTTATAAGGAGAAGAGCAATAAGACATTTAGAAAAGGGTAGGGTAGTTATATTTGCTGCAGGTACAGGAAATCCATTTTTCTCTACTGATACAGCAGCAGCACTAAGAGCTGCAGAGATAAAAGCAGAGGTTATTCTAAAAGAAACTAAGGTTGATGGTGTTTATAATAAGGATCCTTTGAAATATCCCGATGCTGAGAAGTTTGAGACTATTGAGCCTATTGAATTTTTAAAGTTGAGACTTCAAGCTCTTGATGCAACAGCAGTCTCATTATGTATGGATAATAAGATACCTATTATTGTCTTTAATATGTCTGTTAGAGGTAATTTAAAGAAAATTATCTTGGGTGAAAAAGTGGGAACTTATATTGGGGATTTGGAAATCATCTCGGATAAGGGGGGAGAAGATGGGTAA
- a CDS encoding ribosome maturation factor RimP, which produces MKNQIYMEFYKKLKEIVEPICEKYSYELVDLEYRREPHGWVLRVYIDKVGGVTVEDCAYLSEKISKELDIKDPIPHSYILEVSSPGLDRPLKRKRDFERHMGEKVNITLLEEIEGKKKFEGKIFKVDESSVTLKIDDSFVTIPLEKIKKAMLIVEF; this is translated from the coding sequence ATGAAAAATCAAATATATATGGAGTTTTACAAAAAACTAAAAGAAATTGTAGAACCTATTTGTGAAAAGTATTCTTACGAACTTGTAGATTTAGAATACAGAAGAGAACCTCATGGATGGGTTCTAAGGGTATATATTGATAAAGTTGGCGGAGTTACAGTTGAGGACTGCGCTTATCTCAGTGAAAAAATAAGCAAAGAGTTAGATATAAAAGATCCAATTCCACATTCTTATATTCTTGAAGTTTCATCTCCAGGATTAGATAGACCTTTAAAGAGAAAAAGAGATTTTGAAAGACATATGGGAGAGAAAGTTAATATTACTCTTTTAGAGGAAATCGAAGGTAAAAAGAAATTTGAGGGTAAGATATTTAAGGTAGACGAGTCTAGTGTTACATTAAAAATTGATGACTCCTTCGTTACTATTCCACTGGAAAAGATAAAGAAAGCTATGCTTATTGTAGAATTCTAA